The genomic DNA CTTCGACAAGGTGAAAGCCCTCAATTAAAAAAGTGCCTGTTTTATCCCGTTCTTTTTTTCCAAGTAACTTTCGCCACTGTTTAACTCGCGGGTTTTTTATCGAGTGAATATAATTCAACATTGATTCTCCTTTTACATTAATTAATGATCGCTTAAAACATTGTACATAATAATTAAAGAAGACGTCAAAATATTATCAAACACTTCTACTATCTTTTGCAAAAAAATATTATTCATCGTAAAAGGAGAGTCCAAACTATGAACTTAAACTTACGTAAGGCCATTATTCAAAATGTTTCCGGAAATTCACAAGCAGAGCTAGAAGATACAATTGTAGATGCGATTCAAAGTGGAGAGAAAAAAATGCTGCCTGGTCTTGGTGTACTTTTTGAAGTAATTTGGAAAAATGCTGATAATAACGAAAAAAGTGCAATGCTTGAGACATTACAGAATGGTTTAAAACATTAAAAAGTGCTCGGCAATTTTAATACAAACAACAAAGACTGACTCTAATAATAGAACTCCTTTAGCACAGGAGATGAGTCAGTCTTTTTTACATTAATCGAAGGTAATGCTATTAACAGTATCTTTATCTAAACGTTTAATAACTTCTGTAATCAGTTTTACTGTATTTTCAAAATCATCCCGATGAAGCATTGCCGCAGGGGAATGAATGTAACGAGTAGCAATTGTTATCGCTAGTGATGGAACACCTTTTACAGATAAATGGATTGACCCTGCGTCTGTTCCCCCACCGGAAATAGCGTCAAATTGATATGGGATGTTAAGCTCATCTGCAACCCCAGTAACAAAATCACGCAATCCTTTATGAGAAACCATTGAAGCATCATAAAGAATGATTTGTGGACCTTTTCCCATTTTTCCAAGCGCATCTTTTTCAGATATCCCTGGGGTATCACCAGCAATTCCGACATCAACTGCAAATCCGATATCAGGCTCAATTGTTTGTGCAGCCGTCCGAGCTCCGCGCAGCCCTACTTCCTCCTGAACTGTACCAACTCCATATACAACATTCGGATGTTCCGCACCTTTTAATTGTTTCAATACATCGATGGCAATTGCACAGCCAATCCGATTATCCCATGCTTTTGCTAAAAGCATTTTATCGTTATTCATGACAGTAAACTCAAAATAAGGCACTGCCATATCACCAGGTCTTACTCCCCATTCTTGTGCTTCTTCACGACTTGAAGCACCAATATCGATAAACATTTCTTTAATGTCTACTGGTTTTTTTCGAGCTTCAGGAGATAAAATATGCGGTGGTTTAGAACCAATGATTCCAGTAATCTCTCCTTTGGCCGTTACAATTGTCACACGTTGGGCAAGCATAACTTGTGACCACCAGCCTCCAACCGTTTGGAAACGCAAAAATCCTTTCTCATCAATTTGAGTAATCATGAAACCAACTTCATCTAAATGGCCAGCAACCATGACTTTTGGACCGCCATCTTTTCCAACCTTTTTTGCAATTAAACCGCCTAATCCATCTGTAGTGATTTCATCAGCAAAAGGAGTTATGTATTTTTTCATGACTTCACGAACTTCGCGTTCATTTCCTGGAATTCCCTTGGCATCAGTTAAATCCTTTAACATTGTCAATGTTTCATCTAACTTCGTCATTTATTTCGCCTCCCTAATAATTAATTACTTACTTATTATATAAAAGAACATTATTTTTTACAAAAAAATTTAGATGTAGATAAAGTTAAGATGACAATCCATTCGCTTTAAACTAATTAACGCTTGTCATTCAAGGCTTCGAGTATGACAAGCGTTCTTGTGTTTACTACGAAAAATGCGAACGTGATCAACATTCTGACATCATTTTCCATAAAAGACTTCATTAATATCCTTGTTGCTGTCTTTCAAAATTAACTTCATTTTTTTCAATATATGCTTTTTTTATGTCATTACTATTGAAACCAAGTTTTTTTCCAAGCAATATGTATTGATTAAACATATTCTCATATGCTGTTAAGTGTCGGGTTCTTTTAAATTCTCCTACTGCCTCGTACACATTTAAAAATAGTTCACTTAAAGATTGATTTACTTGACCGTCTACTTTTATATTATTTTGGGTTTCAAATCCGAGTTCTAGACCTAAAGATAACATGAAATGTATTCCGTCAACAAATTCCTCAAGAATAACATTATTCGCCGACGGTGCTTTTAGGCTCCAAAATTTAAAGCATCTCGTTTCATTTGCGAGTTCGCCTAACTCAACAAGTAACGCAAGGACTTTTCGATCGAACAGATCCTCCTTTGTTAGATTATGTTGCGTTTCAATATGCTTATCTAAGCTTTGCTGCATTTTAAAAAGCTCGTTAAAATCCACATTTATCCCCCTATTGTAGTAAATAATTAATACATAAAGTGTATCATCCTTAAATTCTTGAAAATAGTTTTAAAAAATGTAACAAAGAAATTTCAAAAAAGTGAAACCTTTTTGAATCCCATTCGTATAGTTGATAATAAACTTGAAATATGGAGGGCATATTTATGATGTGGCTGTTGCGCTTAACAATATTTGCACTCATCATCTTCCTCATTTACAGTATCATAAAATATATTTTGAATCCAAAAAGAAAATTAGAACTTGCCCATGAGCAAAAAAGATATTATTTTTTAGATTATCAAGAAAACGTCCAAAAAAATTTCTTCCTCACATATAAAGGAGCGCTATTTGAAGGAGAAAAGTATTTAGGAACTACAGACCATGCATTTGAAGTTGTTTCAATCTTTATATGGCCGCGGAATACAGCAGAGTTAAAAGGAATGGTGAAAGAAGACTTCCAATTTATCGAAAACAAAATTCATGAACATTATCATAATGCAAAAATTGATTGGAAAAGCCCGGTTAAGGAATTCATGGAAAAAAGCAGATTCCCTAAAGATCGATTTTAGTATTATTGTTCTTGGCTTATTCGTGTGAGACCGAATCTCACAAG from Bacillus aquiflavi includes the following:
- a CDS encoding dUTP diphosphatase, which produces MDFNELFKMQQSLDKHIETQHNLTKEDLFDRKVLALLVELGELANETRCFKFWSLKAPSANNVILEEFVDGIHFMLSLGLELGFETQNNIKVDGQVNQSLSELFLNVYEAVGEFKRTRHLTAYENMFNQYILLGKKLGFNSNDIKKAYIEKNEVNFERQQQGY
- the sspI gene encoding small acid-soluble spore protein SspI, whose product is MNLNLRKAIIQNVSGNSQAELEDTIVDAIQSGEKKMLPGLGVLFEVIWKNADNNEKSAMLETLQNGLKH
- a CDS encoding sigma-w pathway protein ysdB, producing the protein MMWLLRLTIFALIIFLIYSIIKYILNPKRKLELAHEQKRYYFLDYQENVQKNFFLTYKGALFEGEKYLGTTDHAFEVVSIFIWPRNTAELKGMVKEDFQFIENKIHEHYHNAKIDWKSPVKEFMEKSRFPKDRF
- a CDS encoding M42 family metallopeptidase produces the protein MTKLDETLTMLKDLTDAKGIPGNEREVREVMKKYITPFADEITTDGLGGLIAKKVGKDGGPKVMVAGHLDEVGFMITQIDEKGFLRFQTVGGWWSQVMLAQRVTIVTAKGEITGIIGSKPPHILSPEARKKPVDIKEMFIDIGASSREEAQEWGVRPGDMAVPYFEFTVMNNDKMLLAKAWDNRIGCAIAIDVLKQLKGAEHPNVVYGVGTVQEEVGLRGARTAAQTIEPDIGFAVDVGIAGDTPGISEKDALGKMGKGPQIILYDASMVSHKGLRDFVTGVADELNIPYQFDAISGGGTDAGSIHLSVKGVPSLAITIATRYIHSPAAMLHRDDFENTVKLITEVIKRLDKDTVNSITFD